In Diachasmimorpha longicaudata isolate KC_UGA_2023 chromosome 4, iyDiaLong2, whole genome shotgun sequence, a single genomic region encodes these proteins:
- the LOC135161792 gene encoding kinesin heavy chain isoform X1, whose protein sequence is MDTPREREIAAEDSIKVVCRFRPLNDSEEKAGSKFVVKFPSGGDENCISIGGKVYLFDKVFKPNATQDKVYNEAAKSIVTDVLAGYNGTIFAYGQTSSGKTHTMEGVIGDPNKQGIIPRIVNDIFNHIYGMEENLEFHIKVSYFEIYMDKIRDLLDVSKVNLSVHEDKNRVPFVKGATERFVSSPEEVFEVIEEGKSNRHIAVTNMNEHSSRSHSVFLINVKQENLENQKKLSGKLYLVDLAGSEKVSKTGAEGTVLDEAKNINKSLSALGNVISALADGNKTHIPYRDSKLTRILQESLGGNARTTIIICCSPASFNESETKSTLDFGKRAKTIKNVVCVNEELTAEEWKRRYEREKEKAARLKGKVEKLEYELSRWRQGETVKLEEQVNLVEGPDVITPIPIEGKVESKVPDGPIPAIPGGGLMAGSLSNEERQKLEEERERLFQQLDDKDEEINQQSQYLEKLKEQLEEQEELIASARRDYEQLQQEMSTINQETESAKEEVKEVLQALEELAVNYDQKSQEVEIKNKEHEALTEELLAKQTALNSTISELQQLRDMSTHQRKRTAEMLTNLLKDLGEIGVTIGGDENLKCQITPDSNGKLDEEFTVARFYISKMKSEVKNLVQRCQGLETFQVDCNKKISEYEKELGECRLLISQHEARMQTLTESIKEADTRKRQLEEDVDAMREECAKLKAAEQVQAVSNKEKAEEKEAATKMRVALEEQMDQLRDVHQRQVAALRDEISEKQETISELKDLNQKFTLAHQQMQADYERLKQEEAEKSMKLQELIMVNERREQARKDLKGLEDTVAKELQTLHNLRKLFVQDLQVRMKKTANAEDNEDDGGSLAQKQKISFLENNLDQLTKVHKQLVRDNADLRCELPKLEKRLRATVERVKALEIALRDAKEGAMRDRKRYQYEVDRIKEAVRQKNLSRRGPSAQIAKPIRAGQHHGGGINVIRTGNRENERKMAFADEKKWIPEPDIIFNSYT, encoded by the exons ATGGATACGCCGAGGGAACGTGAGATCGCCGCTGAGGACAGCATCAAGGTGGTCTGTAGATTTCGGCCACTGAACGACTCTGAGGAGAAGGCTGGATCGAAATTTGTCGTTAAATTTCCATCCGGAGGggatgaaaattgtatttccatTGGG GGGAAAGTTTATTTGTTCGACAAAGTATTTAAACCAAATGCAACGCAAGACAAAGTCTACAATGAAGCTGCTAAATCAATTGTTACCGACGTGCTGGCAGGTTACAACGGTACAATATTCGCCTATGGACAGACATCTTCAG GTAAAACGCACACAATGGAGGGGGTCATTGGTGATCCGAACAAGCAGGGAATCATCCCGCGAATCGTCAATGACATTTTCAATCACATTTACGGAATGGAAGAAAATCTCGAGTTCCACATAAAAGTTTCCTACTTCGAGATTTATATGGACAAAATCAGAGATCTGCTGGACGTATCCAAAGTGAACTTGAGTGTTCACGAGGACAAGAATCGAGTCCCATTCGTTAAAGGTGCAACTGAGCGGTTCGTATCTAGTCCCGAGGAAGTATTCGAAGTAATCGAGGAAGGAAAGTCAAACCGTCACATAGCAGTTACGAATATGAATGAGCACAGTTCTCGTTCGCACTCAGTATTTCTCATCAACGTGAAGCAGGAGAATCTGGAGAACCAGAAGAAATTGTCTGGCAAACTGTACCTGGTCGATTTGGCTGGTTCGGAGAAAGTATCCAAGACTGGTGCTGAGGGAACGGTTCTGGATGAGGCgaagaatattaataaatccCTATCAGCCCTGGGTAATGTCATTTCAGCCCTAGCAGACGGTAATAAAACACACATACCGTATCGTGACTCGAAATTGACGAGAATTCTCCAGGAATCGTTGGGTGGTAACGCAAGAACGACAATTATCATCTGCTGTTCACCAGCGAGCTTCAACGAGTCCGAGACAAAATCCACCCTGGACTTTGGCAAGCGCGCGAAGACGATCAAGAATGTCGTCTGCGTGAACGAGGAATTGACGGCCGAAGAGTGGAAGCGACGATACGAACGTGAGAAGGAGAAAGCTGCGAGGCTGAAGGGAAAAGTCGAGAAGTTGGAGTACGAATTGTCACGTTGGAGACAAGGAGAGACTGTCAAACTAGAGGAGCAGGTTAACCTGGTGGAGGGACCAGACGTCATTACACCAATTCCAATCGAAGGCAAAGTCGAGTCAAAGGTTCCAGATGGACCTATTCCAGCTATACCCGGTGGTGGTCTCATGGCTGGATCACTGTCCAACGAGGAGAGGCAGAAACTAGAGGAGGAGAGGGAGCGGCTATTCCAGCAACTCGACGACAAGGACGAAGAGATCAACCAGCAGAGCCAGTACCTCGAGAAACTCAAAGAACAATTGGAAGAACAGGAGGAACTTATCGCCAGTGCTCGCAGGGATTATGAACAGCTCCAACAGGAAATGAGTACCATCAATCAGGAGACTGAGAGTGCTAAGGAAGAGGTTAAGGAGGTGCTCCAAGCGCTCGAGGAATTAGCAGTTAATTATGATCAAAAGTCACAGGAAGTTGAAATAAAGAATAAGGAGCACGAGGCACTTACTGAGGAGCTGCTTGCTAAACAGACTGCGCTCAATTCTACGATTTCTGAGCTCCAGCAGCTACGGGATATGTCTACTCACCAGCGTAAACGTACTGCGGAGATGTTGACCAATCTTTTAAAGGATCTGGGAGAGATTGGGGTCACTATCGGAGGAGACGAAAATCTTAAATGCCAGATTACGCCTGATTCGAATGGAAAACTTGATGAGGAGTTCACAGTGGCTAGATTCTACATTAGTAAAATGAAGTCCGAAGTCAAGAATTTGGTGCAACGTTGCCAGGGATTGGAAACGTTCCAGGTGGACTGCAATAAAAAGATATCAGAGTATGAGAAAGAATTGGGCGAGTGTCGACTATTGATCTCTCAGCATGAGGCACGCATGCAGACTCTAACCGAGTCGATCAAGGAAGCCGACACCAGGAAACGTCAACTCGAGGAAGATGTCGATGCAATGCGGGAAGAGTGCGCCAAATTGAAAGCTGCTGAGCAGGTCCAGGCTGTCAGTAACAAAGAGAAGGCAGAGGAGAAGGAGGCAGCGACAAAGATGCGTGTAGCCCTTGAGGAGCAGATGGATCAGTTGCGTGATGTTCACCAGAGACAGGTTGCCGCCCTCAGAGACGAAATTTCCGAGAAGCAGGAGACAATAAGTGAACTCAAGGATCTCAACCAGAAATTCACACTTGCCCACCAGCAAATGCAGGCTGACTATGAACGATTGAAGCAGGAGGAAGCTGAGAAATCCATGAAACTTCAGGAGCTCATAATGGTGAATGAACGTCGTGAACAGGCGCGAAAGGATCTCAAGGGATTGGAAGACACTGTTGCCAAAGAACTTCAGACACTGCACAATCTCCGCAAATTATTTGTCCAGGATCTCCAGGTGAGAATGAAGAAGACTGCAAATGCTGAGGACAATGAGGACGACGGTGGCTCATTGGCGCAGAAACAAAAGATTTCATTTCTCGAGAATAATCTTGATCAGCTTACCAAGGTTCACAAACAACTTGTTAGAGATAATGCCGATCTGCGGTGTGAATTACCTAAACTTGAGAAGAGGTTGAGGGCAACTGTTGAGCGTGTGAAAGCTCTTGAGATTGCACTGCGCGATGCCAAAGAGGGTGCAATGAGAGATCGTAAACGTTACCAGTATGAAGTGGATAGGATTAAGGAGGCTGTTCGCCAGAAGAACTTGTCACGACGTGGACCCAGTGCCCAAATTGCCAAACCAATTCGAGCTGGACAACACCATGGTGGAGGTATCAATGTTATTAGGACTGGGAATCGAG AGAACGAACGCAAGATGGCATTCGCCGATGAGAAAAAATGGATTCCAGAGCcggacataattttcaattcttacACATAA
- the LOC135161792 gene encoding kinesin heavy chain isoform X2 yields MDTPREREIAAEDSIKVVCRFRPLNDSEEKAGSKFVVKFPSGGDENCISIGGKVYLFDKVFKPNATQDKVYNEAAKSIVTDVLAGYNGTIFAYGQTSSGKTHTMEGVIGDPNKQGIIPRIVNDIFNHIYGMEENLEFHIKVSYFEIYMDKIRDLLDVSKVNLSVHEDKNRVPFVKGATERFVSSPEEVFEVIEEGKSNRHIAVTNMNEHSSRSHSVFLINVKQENLENQKKLSGKLYLVDLAGSEKVSKTGAEGTVLDEAKNINKSLSALGNVISALADGNKTHIPYRDSKLTRILQESLGGNARTTIIICCSPASFNESETKSTLDFGKRAKTIKNVVCVNEELTAEEWKRRYEREKEKAARLKGKVEKLEYELSRWRQGETVKLEEQVNLVEGPDVITPIPIEGKVESKVPDGPIPAIPGGGLMAGSLSNEERQKLEEERERLFQQLDDKDEEINQQSQYLEKLKEQLEEQEELIASARRDYEQLQQEMSTINQETESAKEEVKEVLQALEELAVNYDQKSQEVEIKNKEHEALTEELLAKQTALNSTISELQQLRDMSTHQRKRTAEMLTNLLKDLGEIGVTIGGDENLKCQITPDSNGKLDEEFTVARFYISKMKSEVKNLVQRCQGLETFQVDCNKKISEYEKELGECRLLISQHEARMQTLTESIKEADTRKRQLEEDVDAMREECAKLKAAEQVQAVSNKEKAEEKEAATKMRVALEEQMDQLRDVHQRQVAALRDEISEKQETISELKDLNQKFTLAHQQMQADYERLKQEEAEKSMKLQELIMVNERREQARKDLKGLEDTVAKELQTLHNLRKLFVQDLQVRMKKTANAEDNEDDGGSLAQKQKISFLENNLDQLTKVHKQLVRDNADLRCELPKLEKRLRATVERVKALEIALRDAKEGAMRDRKRYQYEVDRIKEAVRQKNLSRRGPSAQIAKPIRAGQHHGGGINVIRTGNRDVESPRS; encoded by the exons ATGGATACGCCGAGGGAACGTGAGATCGCCGCTGAGGACAGCATCAAGGTGGTCTGTAGATTTCGGCCACTGAACGACTCTGAGGAGAAGGCTGGATCGAAATTTGTCGTTAAATTTCCATCCGGAGGggatgaaaattgtatttccatTGGG GGGAAAGTTTATTTGTTCGACAAAGTATTTAAACCAAATGCAACGCAAGACAAAGTCTACAATGAAGCTGCTAAATCAATTGTTACCGACGTGCTGGCAGGTTACAACGGTACAATATTCGCCTATGGACAGACATCTTCAG GTAAAACGCACACAATGGAGGGGGTCATTGGTGATCCGAACAAGCAGGGAATCATCCCGCGAATCGTCAATGACATTTTCAATCACATTTACGGAATGGAAGAAAATCTCGAGTTCCACATAAAAGTTTCCTACTTCGAGATTTATATGGACAAAATCAGAGATCTGCTGGACGTATCCAAAGTGAACTTGAGTGTTCACGAGGACAAGAATCGAGTCCCATTCGTTAAAGGTGCAACTGAGCGGTTCGTATCTAGTCCCGAGGAAGTATTCGAAGTAATCGAGGAAGGAAAGTCAAACCGTCACATAGCAGTTACGAATATGAATGAGCACAGTTCTCGTTCGCACTCAGTATTTCTCATCAACGTGAAGCAGGAGAATCTGGAGAACCAGAAGAAATTGTCTGGCAAACTGTACCTGGTCGATTTGGCTGGTTCGGAGAAAGTATCCAAGACTGGTGCTGAGGGAACGGTTCTGGATGAGGCgaagaatattaataaatccCTATCAGCCCTGGGTAATGTCATTTCAGCCCTAGCAGACGGTAATAAAACACACATACCGTATCGTGACTCGAAATTGACGAGAATTCTCCAGGAATCGTTGGGTGGTAACGCAAGAACGACAATTATCATCTGCTGTTCACCAGCGAGCTTCAACGAGTCCGAGACAAAATCCACCCTGGACTTTGGCAAGCGCGCGAAGACGATCAAGAATGTCGTCTGCGTGAACGAGGAATTGACGGCCGAAGAGTGGAAGCGACGATACGAACGTGAGAAGGAGAAAGCTGCGAGGCTGAAGGGAAAAGTCGAGAAGTTGGAGTACGAATTGTCACGTTGGAGACAAGGAGAGACTGTCAAACTAGAGGAGCAGGTTAACCTGGTGGAGGGACCAGACGTCATTACACCAATTCCAATCGAAGGCAAAGTCGAGTCAAAGGTTCCAGATGGACCTATTCCAGCTATACCCGGTGGTGGTCTCATGGCTGGATCACTGTCCAACGAGGAGAGGCAGAAACTAGAGGAGGAGAGGGAGCGGCTATTCCAGCAACTCGACGACAAGGACGAAGAGATCAACCAGCAGAGCCAGTACCTCGAGAAACTCAAAGAACAATTGGAAGAACAGGAGGAACTTATCGCCAGTGCTCGCAGGGATTATGAACAGCTCCAACAGGAAATGAGTACCATCAATCAGGAGACTGAGAGTGCTAAGGAAGAGGTTAAGGAGGTGCTCCAAGCGCTCGAGGAATTAGCAGTTAATTATGATCAAAAGTCACAGGAAGTTGAAATAAAGAATAAGGAGCACGAGGCACTTACTGAGGAGCTGCTTGCTAAACAGACTGCGCTCAATTCTACGATTTCTGAGCTCCAGCAGCTACGGGATATGTCTACTCACCAGCGTAAACGTACTGCGGAGATGTTGACCAATCTTTTAAAGGATCTGGGAGAGATTGGGGTCACTATCGGAGGAGACGAAAATCTTAAATGCCAGATTACGCCTGATTCGAATGGAAAACTTGATGAGGAGTTCACAGTGGCTAGATTCTACATTAGTAAAATGAAGTCCGAAGTCAAGAATTTGGTGCAACGTTGCCAGGGATTGGAAACGTTCCAGGTGGACTGCAATAAAAAGATATCAGAGTATGAGAAAGAATTGGGCGAGTGTCGACTATTGATCTCTCAGCATGAGGCACGCATGCAGACTCTAACCGAGTCGATCAAGGAAGCCGACACCAGGAAACGTCAACTCGAGGAAGATGTCGATGCAATGCGGGAAGAGTGCGCCAAATTGAAAGCTGCTGAGCAGGTCCAGGCTGTCAGTAACAAAGAGAAGGCAGAGGAGAAGGAGGCAGCGACAAAGATGCGTGTAGCCCTTGAGGAGCAGATGGATCAGTTGCGTGATGTTCACCAGAGACAGGTTGCCGCCCTCAGAGACGAAATTTCCGAGAAGCAGGAGACAATAAGTGAACTCAAGGATCTCAACCAGAAATTCACACTTGCCCACCAGCAAATGCAGGCTGACTATGAACGATTGAAGCAGGAGGAAGCTGAGAAATCCATGAAACTTCAGGAGCTCATAATGGTGAATGAACGTCGTGAACAGGCGCGAAAGGATCTCAAGGGATTGGAAGACACTGTTGCCAAAGAACTTCAGACACTGCACAATCTCCGCAAATTATTTGTCCAGGATCTCCAGGTGAGAATGAAGAAGACTGCAAATGCTGAGGACAATGAGGACGACGGTGGCTCATTGGCGCAGAAACAAAAGATTTCATTTCTCGAGAATAATCTTGATCAGCTTACCAAGGTTCACAAACAACTTGTTAGAGATAATGCCGATCTGCGGTGTGAATTACCTAAACTTGAGAAGAGGTTGAGGGCAACTGTTGAGCGTGTGAAAGCTCTTGAGATTGCACTGCGCGATGCCAAAGAGGGTGCAATGAGAGATCGTAAACGTTACCAGTATGAAGTGGATAGGATTAAGGAGGCTGTTCGCCAGAAGAACTTGTCACGACGTGGACCCAGTGCCCAAATTGCCAAACCAATTCGAGCTGGACAACACCATGGTGGAGGTATCAATGTTATTAGGACTGGGAATCGAG ATGTGGAATCTCCCCGGTCGTGA
- the LOC135161792 gene encoding kinesin heavy chain isoform X3 encodes MEGVIGDPNKQGIIPRIVNDIFNHIYGMEENLEFHIKVSYFEIYMDKIRDLLDVSKVNLSVHEDKNRVPFVKGATERFVSSPEEVFEVIEEGKSNRHIAVTNMNEHSSRSHSVFLINVKQENLENQKKLSGKLYLVDLAGSEKVSKTGAEGTVLDEAKNINKSLSALGNVISALADGNKTHIPYRDSKLTRILQESLGGNARTTIIICCSPASFNESETKSTLDFGKRAKTIKNVVCVNEELTAEEWKRRYEREKEKAARLKGKVEKLEYELSRWRQGETVKLEEQVNLVEGPDVITPIPIEGKVESKVPDGPIPAIPGGGLMAGSLSNEERQKLEEERERLFQQLDDKDEEINQQSQYLEKLKEQLEEQEELIASARRDYEQLQQEMSTINQETESAKEEVKEVLQALEELAVNYDQKSQEVEIKNKEHEALTEELLAKQTALNSTISELQQLRDMSTHQRKRTAEMLTNLLKDLGEIGVTIGGDENLKCQITPDSNGKLDEEFTVARFYISKMKSEVKNLVQRCQGLETFQVDCNKKISEYEKELGECRLLISQHEARMQTLTESIKEADTRKRQLEEDVDAMREECAKLKAAEQVQAVSNKEKAEEKEAATKMRVALEEQMDQLRDVHQRQVAALRDEISEKQETISELKDLNQKFTLAHQQMQADYERLKQEEAEKSMKLQELIMVNERREQARKDLKGLEDTVAKELQTLHNLRKLFVQDLQVRMKKTANAEDNEDDGGSLAQKQKISFLENNLDQLTKVHKQLVRDNADLRCELPKLEKRLRATVERVKALEIALRDAKEGAMRDRKRYQYEVDRIKEAVRQKNLSRRGPSAQIAKPIRAGQHHGGGINVIRTGNRENERKMAFADEKKWIPEPDIIFNSYT; translated from the exons ATGGAGGGGGTCATTGGTGATCCGAACAAGCAGGGAATCATCCCGCGAATCGTCAATGACATTTTCAATCACATTTACGGAATGGAAGAAAATCTCGAGTTCCACATAAAAGTTTCCTACTTCGAGATTTATATGGACAAAATCAGAGATCTGCTGGACGTATCCAAAGTGAACTTGAGTGTTCACGAGGACAAGAATCGAGTCCCATTCGTTAAAGGTGCAACTGAGCGGTTCGTATCTAGTCCCGAGGAAGTATTCGAAGTAATCGAGGAAGGAAAGTCAAACCGTCACATAGCAGTTACGAATATGAATGAGCACAGTTCTCGTTCGCACTCAGTATTTCTCATCAACGTGAAGCAGGAGAATCTGGAGAACCAGAAGAAATTGTCTGGCAAACTGTACCTGGTCGATTTGGCTGGTTCGGAGAAAGTATCCAAGACTGGTGCTGAGGGAACGGTTCTGGATGAGGCgaagaatattaataaatccCTATCAGCCCTGGGTAATGTCATTTCAGCCCTAGCAGACGGTAATAAAACACACATACCGTATCGTGACTCGAAATTGACGAGAATTCTCCAGGAATCGTTGGGTGGTAACGCAAGAACGACAATTATCATCTGCTGTTCACCAGCGAGCTTCAACGAGTCCGAGACAAAATCCACCCTGGACTTTGGCAAGCGCGCGAAGACGATCAAGAATGTCGTCTGCGTGAACGAGGAATTGACGGCCGAAGAGTGGAAGCGACGATACGAACGTGAGAAGGAGAAAGCTGCGAGGCTGAAGGGAAAAGTCGAGAAGTTGGAGTACGAATTGTCACGTTGGAGACAAGGAGAGACTGTCAAACTAGAGGAGCAGGTTAACCTGGTGGAGGGACCAGACGTCATTACACCAATTCCAATCGAAGGCAAAGTCGAGTCAAAGGTTCCAGATGGACCTATTCCAGCTATACCCGGTGGTGGTCTCATGGCTGGATCACTGTCCAACGAGGAGAGGCAGAAACTAGAGGAGGAGAGGGAGCGGCTATTCCAGCAACTCGACGACAAGGACGAAGAGATCAACCAGCAGAGCCAGTACCTCGAGAAACTCAAAGAACAATTGGAAGAACAGGAGGAACTTATCGCCAGTGCTCGCAGGGATTATGAACAGCTCCAACAGGAAATGAGTACCATCAATCAGGAGACTGAGAGTGCTAAGGAAGAGGTTAAGGAGGTGCTCCAAGCGCTCGAGGAATTAGCAGTTAATTATGATCAAAAGTCACAGGAAGTTGAAATAAAGAATAAGGAGCACGAGGCACTTACTGAGGAGCTGCTTGCTAAACAGACTGCGCTCAATTCTACGATTTCTGAGCTCCAGCAGCTACGGGATATGTCTACTCACCAGCGTAAACGTACTGCGGAGATGTTGACCAATCTTTTAAAGGATCTGGGAGAGATTGGGGTCACTATCGGAGGAGACGAAAATCTTAAATGCCAGATTACGCCTGATTCGAATGGAAAACTTGATGAGGAGTTCACAGTGGCTAGATTCTACATTAGTAAAATGAAGTCCGAAGTCAAGAATTTGGTGCAACGTTGCCAGGGATTGGAAACGTTCCAGGTGGACTGCAATAAAAAGATATCAGAGTATGAGAAAGAATTGGGCGAGTGTCGACTATTGATCTCTCAGCATGAGGCACGCATGCAGACTCTAACCGAGTCGATCAAGGAAGCCGACACCAGGAAACGTCAACTCGAGGAAGATGTCGATGCAATGCGGGAAGAGTGCGCCAAATTGAAAGCTGCTGAGCAGGTCCAGGCTGTCAGTAACAAAGAGAAGGCAGAGGAGAAGGAGGCAGCGACAAAGATGCGTGTAGCCCTTGAGGAGCAGATGGATCAGTTGCGTGATGTTCACCAGAGACAGGTTGCCGCCCTCAGAGACGAAATTTCCGAGAAGCAGGAGACAATAAGTGAACTCAAGGATCTCAACCAGAAATTCACACTTGCCCACCAGCAAATGCAGGCTGACTATGAACGATTGAAGCAGGAGGAAGCTGAGAAATCCATGAAACTTCAGGAGCTCATAATGGTGAATGAACGTCGTGAACAGGCGCGAAAGGATCTCAAGGGATTGGAAGACACTGTTGCCAAAGAACTTCAGACACTGCACAATCTCCGCAAATTATTTGTCCAGGATCTCCAGGTGAGAATGAAGAAGACTGCAAATGCTGAGGACAATGAGGACGACGGTGGCTCATTGGCGCAGAAACAAAAGATTTCATTTCTCGAGAATAATCTTGATCAGCTTACCAAGGTTCACAAACAACTTGTTAGAGATAATGCCGATCTGCGGTGTGAATTACCTAAACTTGAGAAGAGGTTGAGGGCAACTGTTGAGCGTGTGAAAGCTCTTGAGATTGCACTGCGCGATGCCAAAGAGGGTGCAATGAGAGATCGTAAACGTTACCAGTATGAAGTGGATAGGATTAAGGAGGCTGTTCGCCAGAAGAACTTGTCACGACGTGGACCCAGTGCCCAAATTGCCAAACCAATTCGAGCTGGACAACACCATGGTGGAGGTATCAATGTTATTAGGACTGGGAATCGAG AGAACGAACGCAAGATGGCATTCGCCGATGAGAAAAAATGGATTCCAGAGCcggacataattttcaattcttacACATAA
- the LOC135161139 gene encoding cilia- and flagella-associated protein 107-like isoform X1, translating into MDSFLFNPCGLLNCDNCSQLSNLNLLKSKIFRQTSKNDTLKISEPRYCSKVLHGNWFEERAQYKAPPDEWVSSYNVLFKPYSSENFNVTSETREAAKKLKDRSKGVTREELLEHHGDAYHNNFSTAYDLSYRVLPRGLSGPPLRKYNACKRTYVPEQDLAKNFGNQYGYGYKEYIQRRDEELIEEAKDLPRSHYRCDYTEKKIPTDKRYPRRRADMNKPDLRHLNIDLDTKWGRLFTHGYHRLNILQQKIH; encoded by the exons ATGGATTCTTTTCTATTCAACCCTTGCGGCTTGCTAAATTGTGACAATTGTTCCCAACTGTCAAACTTAAATTTGCTGAAGAGCAAAATTTTCCGACAAACCAGCAAAAATGATACTTTGAAAATAAGTGAGCCGAGGTATTGCTCCAAAGTTTTGCATGGAAATTGGTTCGAAGAGCGGGCTCAATACAAAGCCCCGCCGGATGAATGGGTCAGCTCTTATAATGTCCTCTTCAAACCGTACAGCAGTGAGAATTTTAATGTTACCTCAGAGACTCGTGAGGCTGCGAAGAAGCTCAAAGACAGGAGTAAA GGAGTGACTCGTGAAGAACTGTTGGAGCATCATGGTGATGCCTAccacaacaatttttctacTGCCTATGATCTGAGTTACAGAGTCCTTCCGAGGGGTTTGAGTGGACCTCCTCTTCGAAAATATAACGCCTG TAAAAGAACGTACGTTCCTGAACAAGACCTCGCAAAAAATTTCGGCAATCAATACGGCTATGGCTACAAGGAATACATCCAACGAAGAGACGAAGAACTCATTGAAGAAGCGAAGGACCTCCCTCGTAGCCATTACCGATGTGattacactgaaaaaaaaatacccaccGATAAAAG GTATCCTCGCAGGCGGGCTGATATGAATAAACCAGATTTACGTCACCTGAATATCGATTTGGATACCAAATGGGGTCGTCTGTTTACCCATGGTTATCACAGACTCAATATTTTGCAGCAGAAGATTCATTAA
- the LOC135161139 gene encoding uncharacterized protein LOC135161139 isoform X2, which produces MEIGSKSGLNTKPRRMNGSALIMSSSNRTAVRILMLPQRLVRLRRSSKTGGVTREELLEHHGDAYHNNFSTAYDLSYRVLPRGLSGPPLRKYNACKRTYVPEQDLAKNFGNQYGYGYKEYIQRRDEELIEEAKDLPRSHYRCDYTEKKIPTDKRYPRRRADMNKPDLRHLNIDLDTKWGRLFTHGYHRLNILQQKIH; this is translated from the exons ATGGAAATTGGTTCGAAGAGCGGGCTCAATACAAAGCCCCGCCGGATGAATGGGTCAGCTCTTATAATGTCCTCTTCAAACCGTACAGCAGTGAGAATTTTAATGTTACCTCAGAGACTCGTGAGGCTGCGAAGAAGCTCAAAGACAGGA GGAGTGACTCGTGAAGAACTGTTGGAGCATCATGGTGATGCCTAccacaacaatttttctacTGCCTATGATCTGAGTTACAGAGTCCTTCCGAGGGGTTTGAGTGGACCTCCTCTTCGAAAATATAACGCCTG TAAAAGAACGTACGTTCCTGAACAAGACCTCGCAAAAAATTTCGGCAATCAATACGGCTATGGCTACAAGGAATACATCCAACGAAGAGACGAAGAACTCATTGAAGAAGCGAAGGACCTCCCTCGTAGCCATTACCGATGTGattacactgaaaaaaaaatacccaccGATAAAAG GTATCCTCGCAGGCGGGCTGATATGAATAAACCAGATTTACGTCACCTGAATATCGATTTGGATACCAAATGGGGTCGTCTGTTTACCCATGGTTATCACAGACTCAATATTTTGCAGCAGAAGATTCATTAA